CGCGGCGAGGCGTCAGCTCCTTCGCGGCCTTGCCCTGCGTCGCCTTCGACCGCACCCCGTGTGCGGCCAGGACGAAAATGAGCATCGAGATGACGTTGCCTGCGACAGCCGCAGCGACCGCGACAAGGGGGTTGATGCCGCCGAGCACGCCGATCGCCGAACCGAAGTAGGACTCGACGAACGGGATAGCCGCGATCAAAAACACGCCAAACCACTGGAGAAACTCGGGGAGAGAAGCGGTGAAATCTTGGAGAGAGTCGAGCATGACTGCCTTTCGTAGCGAGAGCGGCGAGCGCCGCGATAACCCAATCGTTTCGCAGGCTCCCATTCGCCAGTAGTGCCGCAGTGTCACGTGTCGAAAAGCCGATCCTCACGGCTTTCCCGTGACATTTGTCACACGAGACAGGATTGCGTGCGAAACCCACCGGGCGCCGCAGTCGTGGCCGTATGCTGAGACCGATGACTGCTCAGCCTGACGCCCGGGCCCCGTTCGCTGGGGTGAACGCGACGTGGAATTACACGCTCGGCTCGATCGTGTTCCTGTTCCTCCTGCTCGATCTGCTTGTCATCACTGATCTGCTCGTGCGCTACCTGAACAGCGAATCGGGCCTGCTTCTCGCGCTTATCGTGGCGTGCATTGCCGCATCCGCCACCCGAATTCGATACTGCTGGTTCTTGCGAGGTGAAGGTGAAGACGGAATGCCGCGCCTCGCCTGGACAGTAGCTCTCTTCCTGCCGGCGCTCGCCGCATGGGTGCTCGCGTTCGTGCTCCCAGAGGCGGCGGTGTTCGCTGCAGCGCAGCTCTGGTTCTCAGGCGTGCTGTTCAGCATCGTCGTGCAGCGAAAGCTGCGGTGGCAGGTCATGTCTGCGGCGCTTGTGGTGACCCTCATCCCGATCGCGACTCGGCTTCTTTCGGGCCGCGAGGCACTCGACCTCGCTGAGCGAAACGCCGCCCCCTTCGTTGTGATTTATAGCGTACTCCTGCCGCTCATGGTGATTTCAAGCCTGTGGCTGTGGCGAATCGTTCGACGGCTCGATGAGGCGCGGCACCTCGCAGCCGAGCTCGCCGTGACGCAAGAGCGACTGCGCTTCGCGGCAGATCTCCATGACGTTCAGGGTCACCATCTGCAGGTCATCGCGCTCAAGGCTGAGCTCGTTGAACGCACCCTCGCAGCGAAGCCCGACTACGCCGCAGAACAGGTTGGCGAGATCCGGGTGATCGCGAAAGAGGCCCTCGAGGAGACGCGATCCCTCGTTGCGGGCCTGCGCGAAGTTGAGCTCGGAGACGAACTCGAAAACGCCCGCGAAGTGCTGACGCTCTCAGGTGCCGAGTGCGCCCTCGAGGTCTCCGAGACCCCGGCAAGCGTCGAAGCGCGGCGGGTCCTCGGCTTCGCGGTGCGCGAGGCGACAACAAATATTCTGCGCCACAGCGAGGCGACCTCGGCCACGATCTCGCTCGGCCCGGCCCGCGGCGGCTTCGAACTCGTCGTCGTCAACGACGGCATTGCCACCGATCCCGGCGGTGCCCCCGACGCCAGCCCCGATGGTCGGAGTGGGAGCGGCCTCGCTGGTTTGCGGGCGCGTGTCTCGGTCTTGGGCGGGACGCTCTCAGCGATGCCCGTGCGCACAAGCTTTGAACTACGACTCTGGCTGCCCGAAGGGGGATCACAATGACCGGAGAATTCCGACAAGAGGCGGTGACGGCGGGCGGCGCCAAGATCCGGCTGCTCATCGCCGACGACGAACATCTGATTCGTGGGGCGCTCGAGGCGCTTCTCGGGCTCGAGCCAGACATCGAGGTTGTCGCCGGAACTGACAACGGTGCGACGGCGGCCGAGCTCGCAGCCGAATTGCAGCCCGACATTTGTCTCCTCGACCTCGAAATGCCGCGGGCTGACGGCATCGAAGCTGCCGAACGCATCGCCGTGGGCGCTCCCTCAGCGCGTGTGATCATCGTGACGAGGCACGCACGCCCAGGCGTACTGCGGCGGGCGCTTGCCGCGAAGATTGCGGGTTTCGTGCCCAAATCGACCCCGGCCGGTGAGCTCGCGAATGTGATTCGCGACGTGGCAGCGGGGAAACGCTACATCGATCCTGAGATTGCTGCCGCAGCGCTCACCGCTGAGCGCTGCCCGCTCACTGATCGCGAACTCGACGTGCTGCGCGCGACGCGTACATCGTCGAGCGTGCAAGAGATCGCGGAGGCGCTGTTTCTCTCGCCCGGGACCGTGCGCAATTACCTGTCTTCCGCTATGACGAAGCTCGGCGCGGGCAACAGACACGACGCGGCTGCACATGCCTGGCAACAGGGGTGGATCTAGCAGCCCGGCCCTCGGGTGCCCGGTTTCTCGACAGGGTGCCAAGCTCCCGGGGAATGTGGCGGGGAAGGGAAGCGCCGGGTTGAGTAAGACGCCGGCGGAAAGCTACACCCCGCCAGCCGCCTGGATGAGATCGGCCAGGGCCCACATGCCGCGCGCCTGGGCATTGGCGAGAGGCGTGTTTCCCTGCCCGTCGCGCAGGTTCGGGTCCGCACCGCCAGCGAGCAGGAGTCGCACTGTCTCCTGATGGTCGGGCCCATCGGTGCCGAGCAGCACCGCCTCTTGTAGGGCAGTCCAGCCGAGGTCGTTGATGTGGTCTGGGTCGATTCCAGCGGCGAGCAACATGCGCGTCACCTCGACGTGCCCGTGTTCGCCCGCGGGAATCAGCGCCGTGCCGCCAAACCGGTTCGTGCTCGTGAGGTCAGCGCCGTTCGCAAGCGTGAGCTTCAAGATCTCATCGAACCCTTCGGCCCCCGCATACAGGTAGGCGCTGTCTTGGATGTCGTCCTTCGCATTGACGTCGGCGCCGGCCTCGATGAGGGCCGTCGCCGCCGCGATGGCGTTCGCCTTGGTCGCAGCGACGAGCGGGGTGCGTCCGCCCTCACCTCGCAGCTCGAGATCGGCCCCGCGTTCGATCGCCGAGGTGACAGCCGCGCCGTCGTTCGCCGCCACGGCCGCCGCGAGGTCGGCGTTCGCTTGCGGGTCTGGGGTGACGGGCTCAGGCTGAGGGGTCGGAGCGGGGGTCTTCGTTGCCGCCGGGGTTGGCTTCGCCGGTGCCGGCTCGGCCGCGCACCCAGCAAGGAGGGCGAGGCCCGCAACGATCATCACGGGGGCAAGGATGCGTCGGATGCTTCGGCGTGTGCCTGCTGGAATGGTGGTGTCCATGAGTCACTCTCCTCTGAAATGGGGGAATGCCGTGAATGGTATACCACTCGGGTGGGAGGAGCCGCTGTGTGGTCGCCGCGAGCTGCCCCCGTGTGACCCTATGCAAAGTGCACACTGTGGCGGGCGAGCTGGGCCAACAACGGCCTGAAAACCCGTGAAATTGGCTCGTAGCATTGCGAATGCAACCGGACAATAGGTCAACGCGGACCACTCGGGAAAGGACGGCAATGAGGCTGAAACACCTGCTCTGGGAATCTCCTGCTGCTGGCACAGGGCGCGACTGCATCGGCGATGAGCGCGGCATGCTCAGCTACGCGGAGAGCGACGCACGAGCCCGTGTGCTCGCGCGTCAGCTCGCCGAGCGAGGCGTCGGGGAAGGCGACGTGGTCGCGCTCATGCTCGAGAACAGCGTCGAACTGCTCCTCGGGATCCTCGCGACCTGGCTGCTCGGCGCGGCCGCAACACCGATCAACCCGACGTTCACCGAGCGTGAGCTCAATTACCAACTCGCAGATTCACACGCGAAGCTCCTCATTGTCGACGCTCACGCTTCACTCGCGGCAGCGCGGCTCACGATCGCGCGGCTCGACGTCGCCGACTTTCGCGACCCAAGACATGGCGCGGCACCTGGAGCCACAGTTCCGACCCCAGCGACGCCGGCGGACCAGCTCGCGCTGCTCATCTACACGAGCGGGTCCACTGGGCAGCCGAAGGGTGTGATGCTCGACCACGGGAACCTCCATGCCATGGCGGAAGGGCTCGCCGCGCACACCGAAATCACGGCGGCTGATCGAGCCCTCGTCGTACTCCCGATGTTTCACGTCAACGCGATCTGCGTGAGCTGGTTGGCACCGATGCTCGTGGGCGGCTCTACCGTCGTAATGCCGCGGTTCACGGCGATGGCCCTGCTGGACGCCGTCGAACGCTTCCGGCCCACCTACTTTTCGGTGGTGCCCGCGATTCTCACGAAACTCGTTGAGCTGCCCGCGCAGACGGTCGTCGACCTTAGCTCCGTCCGGTTCGTGATCTGCGGCGCTGCCCCGGTCTCGGCTGAGTTGCTGCAGCTCAGCGCCGAGCGCTTCGGCTTGCACATCATCGAAGGCTATGGCCTGACCGAATCGACGTGCGCGTCGGCGTGCATTCCGCTCGCGGGCCCGCACAAGCTTGGAACCGTCGGGCCGGCGCTCGCAGGCCAGCGGATCGTCGTCACCGACGCGGCAGGGAACCCGATGCCGGCGGGCGAGCGCGGCGAAGTGCGGATCAGCGGGCCAACCGTGATGCGGGGCTATCTGGGGCGGCCCGAGGCCACCGCCGAGACCATCGTGGACGGCTGGCTGCGCACGGGGGACGTCGGCGTACTCGACGACGACGGGTATCTCAGGATCGTCGACCGTATCAAGGACATGATCATTCGCGGCGGCGAGAACCTTTACCCCAAGGAAATCGAGACACACCTCGCGGCGCACCCGGCAGTGCTCGAATCGGCGGTCGTCGGCGCCGCGCACGCGCGGCTCGGCGAGGTTCCCGTCGCGTACGTCGTGCTGCTGCCTGGGGCAGCGGCGACACCCGCCGAGCTGCTTGACCACTGCGCGGCCGGCCTCATGAAGGTGAAAGTGCCCGTGCGGCTCGAAATCGTCGACGACCTGCCCCGCAACCCGGTGGGCAAAGTCGATAAGCCCGAGCTGCGCAGGCGAACGGCGCCCGCGCTCGAACACACGAATCAGCCGGTGAGCGCGTGACGGCCGTCCCCGGCTAGCGGCGAACCGCACGATCCCCGGTTGTCGGCCCGAGGCCGACGGCCTCCTTGCGGTACCCAAAACCGATACCGCGTTCCGTCCAGAAGACCTGTCACCAAAGGAGTTGTCATGGGTTTTACCGAAACGAGGTTCCCGAACGTGGAACCCGAAGCATTCATCCAGCGCCCGCTGCAGGAGCGGTTGCGCGTGCTCACCACGCAGTGGGCCGAGTGGGGCTTTGGCGCCGCTCGTAATATCTCCGTGCTCTACCTCGCGAAGGTCTTCGGCGCGTGGCTCATTGGCGGCGTGCTGCTCGTCACGCTCACGTCGCACCTGAACCCGCTAGATCCGGCGTCGTGGTGGATGAACCCGATCATCTACCAGAAG
Above is a window of Leucobacter aridicollis DNA encoding:
- a CDS encoding sensor histidine kinase; translated protein: MTAQPDARAPFAGVNATWNYTLGSIVFLFLLLDLLVITDLLVRYLNSESGLLLALIVACIAASATRIRYCWFLRGEGEDGMPRLAWTVALFLPALAAWVLAFVLPEAAVFAAAQLWFSGVLFSIVVQRKLRWQVMSAALVVTLIPIATRLLSGREALDLAERNAAPFVVIYSVLLPLMVISSLWLWRIVRRLDEARHLAAELAVTQERLRFAADLHDVQGHHLQVIALKAELVERTLAAKPDYAAEQVGEIRVIAKEALEETRSLVAGLREVELGDELENAREVLTLSGAECALEVSETPASVEARRVLGFAVREATTNILRHSEATSATISLGPARGGFELVVVNDGIATDPGGAPDASPDGRSGSGLAGLRARVSVLGGTLSAMPVRTSFELRLWLPEGGSQ
- a CDS encoding small multi-drug export protein, which gives rise to MLDSLQDFTASLPEFLQWFGVFLIAAIPFVESYFGSAIGVLGGINPLVAVAAAVAGNVISMLIFVLAAHGVRSKATQGKAAKELTPRRAKLKERFDRYGVPGVSLLGQVFLPSQITSAAMVSFGAPKNQVILWQIISIIMWGAIFAVLATLGVSVLFR
- a CDS encoding class I adenylate-forming enzyme family protein, with protein sequence MRLKHLLWESPAAGTGRDCIGDERGMLSYAESDARARVLARQLAERGVGEGDVVALMLENSVELLLGILATWLLGAAATPINPTFTERELNYQLADSHAKLLIVDAHASLAAARLTIARLDVADFRDPRHGAAPGATVPTPATPADQLALLIYTSGSTGQPKGVMLDHGNLHAMAEGLAAHTEITAADRALVVLPMFHVNAICVSWLAPMLVGGSTVVMPRFTAMALLDAVERFRPTYFSVVPAILTKLVELPAQTVVDLSSVRFVICGAAPVSAELLQLSAERFGLHIIEGYGLTESTCASACIPLAGPHKLGTVGPALAGQRIVVTDAAGNPMPAGERGEVRISGPTVMRGYLGRPEATAETIVDGWLRTGDVGVLDDDGYLRIVDRIKDMIIRGGENLYPKEIETHLAAHPAVLESAVVGAAHARLGEVPVAYVVLLPGAAATPAELLDHCAAGLMKVKVPVRLEIVDDLPRNPVGKVDKPELRRRTAPALEHTNQPVSA
- a CDS encoding response regulator transcription factor, whose protein sequence is MTGEFRQEAVTAGGAKIRLLIADDEHLIRGALEALLGLEPDIEVVAGTDNGATAAELAAELQPDICLLDLEMPRADGIEAAERIAVGAPSARVIIVTRHARPGVLRRALAAKIAGFVPKSTPAGELANVIRDVAAGKRYIDPEIAAAALTAERCPLTDRELDVLRATRTSSSVQEIAEALFLSPGTVRNYLSSAMTKLGAGNRHDAAAHAWQQGWI
- a CDS encoding ankyrin repeat domain-containing protein gives rise to the protein MDTTIPAGTRRSIRRILAPVMIVAGLALLAGCAAEPAPAKPTPAATKTPAPTPQPEPVTPDPQANADLAAAVAANDGAAVTSAIERGADLELRGEGGRTPLVAATKANAIAAATALIEAGADVNAKDDIQDSAYLYAGAEGFDEILKLTLANGADLTSTNRFGGTALIPAGEHGHVEVTRMLLAAGIDPDHINDLGWTALQEAVLLGTDGPDHQETVRLLLAGGADPNLRDGQGNTPLANAQARGMWALADLIQAAGGV